CGGAATCGCCCGAAGGATTCAGCAGCGATCCGGTGGGCGATTTGAACGCGGCGGTCGCACCCGGTTTGCTTCACAAATACCACGGTCGTGCGCTCGCGATCACAACGGGCGCGTGTGGGATTCATTGTCGATACTGTTTCCGTCGCGAATTTCCTTACAGCGAAAACAGCAGCCGAGGCAATCACCTCGATTTGGCGCTGAAGTATCTGCGAGAAAATGATTCGATCGAGGAAGTGCTGCTCAGTGGTGGTGATCCGCTGACGTTGACAGATGATTCGGTGGCAAAGTTGATGCAACAAATCGAGGCCATTCCTCATGTGCGTCGTCTTCGATGGCACACGCGCATGCCGATCGTCATTCCGTCTCGCGTGACGGATTCATGGATCGAAAACATGCGAGCGTCTCGATTGACGTCGTGGGTGGTCGTGCACTGCAATCATCCGGCGGAACTGGACGACGAGACCGGTGCGGCGCTGATGCGGTTGGTCGATGCGGGAATCCCGGTGCTGAACCAAGCCGTCTTGTTGCGAGAAATCAACGACGACGTGGATGTATTGGAATCGTTGTGCCGACGGCTGATTGATCTGCGAGTGATGCCGTATTACTTGCATCAATTGGATCGAGTTCGCGGAGCGGCCCACTTCGAAGTCGACCAGGAACGTGGTCGCGCGCTGATCAGTCAGTTAGAATCGCGTCTGCCCGGTTTTGCCGTTCCGCGAT
This genomic window from Rhodopirellula bahusiensis contains:
- the epmB gene encoding EF-P beta-lysylation protein EpmB codes for the protein MNRVLEGNVRGGSLTAKTEFVPVGEPLRNEGSDDVFVQKHDELKQESLQTKTQPETADWRGSMKRAIRSVGVLRRHLNLPSLEGDSGGSLADDHGFPVFVPLEFAARMKPGDPNDPLLRQVLPLPEEAESPEGFSSDPVGDLNAAVAPGLLHKYHGRALAITTGACGIHCRYCFRREFPYSENSSRGNHLDLALKYLRENDSIEEVLLSGGDPLTLTDDSVAKLMQQIEAIPHVRRLRWHTRMPIVIPSRVTDSWIENMRASRLTSWVVVHCNHPAELDDETGAALMRLVDAGIPVLNQAVLLREINDDVDVLESLCRRLIDLRVMPYYLHQLDRVRGAAHFEVDQERGRALISQLESRLPGFAVPRFVCEQAGQASKTRL